Below is a window of Methanocaldococcus jannaschii DSM 2661 DNA.
TAATGTCTTCTAATATCTCATCCACTGGCTTTCCGTTAATTACATAGTTGGATATTTTTTTATTGATTTCATCTAACTGCTCTTTATAATTCTTTAATTTTAATTCTAATTCTTCAATCTGACTTTGTTTTTCAAGATATAAGGTCTTTAGTGTCTTAAGATTTTCTTCTTTATCAATTTCTTTCTTTAATTTCTCTATATCTTTTTCAATCTCTCTAATTTTTTTATTTATTTCCTCCAATTCAGTATATTTATTGTTTAGCTGGGTTTTATGTTGATTTATTAATTCCATCTTTTTATTTTCATCTATTGGTGTTTTACATAGTGGGCATTTTCCTTCAACTTCTTTAAGTTCATCTAAAATTTTTTTCAGCCTTTTAATTTCACTGTTAATTTCCCCAAGTTTTTTGTTTAGTTCTATCTTTTCTTTTTGTAGATTTTCAAGAACTTTCTTTTTTTCCTCTATCTCTTTTAATGAATTTTCAATACTTTCAATGTCAATATTTTTTGTTTCTTCTAAAAGTTTATTAATTCTTGTTTCTAAATCGTTAATATTTTTTTCAATGGATTTTTTCTCCTGAAGCAATGTTATATACTCTAAAGTTAGTTTATTGTATTCTACAGCCTTTTCTTCTAATTCTAAATACTTCTCATAGTATTCTTTGCACTCTTCACATATTCTTTTATATTTTTCAATTTTTTCAATCTCTTCATTTAGATTTTTAAGTTCTTCAAGCAAATCTTTAATAGTTTCCACTCTTTCAATTTCATCTTTTATTTTATTTAATAGAGTATCTAAATTATCAATATCATCTCTATACTTACTTTTGTTGATGAATTCTTTCAATTTTTCAATGTCTCCTTTTATTATCTCCAACTGCTTTGTTAATTTTAAATAATCTTCATAATGACTCTTTAATTCTCTTAATCTGCTCTCAATTTTCCTAATCTCATCAACTAATGATTTATATTTTTCATATTCATCTTTATGTCTATTTAGAGTTTCTCTTGCTTCAACAACAGTATTTAAATCATATTCTAAAATTTTAAGCTCTTGATTTTTAAGCTCTAAAGCTCTCTTCCTTTCTTCAAGTTTGTTTATGAATTTTTCATACAACAACTTTTTATTTTCCCATTCATTAAATAATTTTTCAATATCTTCAAATTCCTTTTTTATTTTATTTAGTTTATCATTAATTTCCATTAATTTTTTATTTTTTTCTTCTAATTGGCTCATTTTATTTTTTAATTCTTTTTCATAATTTTCTTTGTAATTCAACTCTCCTTCAATTCTTTCTAATCTTTTTTCATATTCCTTAACAATCTCCCCCATTTTTTGATAGCATTTTTCAAACTCATCTATTCCCAAAAGTTTCGCAACTGTTTCCAATTTTTCGGAGGGTTTTAAACTCAAAAATTTAGCTATCTCCCCCTGTTTAATATATATGGAGTTTAAGAACATATTTCTATCAACGCCTAAGATTTCATTTACTGCTTTATTAACTGCACTAATTGTAGTAGCGTAAGGCTTTCCATTCTTATAGAGCTTAGCTCCCCCTCTTCCAGAATCATATTCTCTGATAATTTTGTAGTTGTTTCCATTGACTTCAAAATCCAATTCAACATAAACGGATTTTTTTCCTTTGGTTATTATTGTGTCGTAATTAAAATTACTGCCTGCCCCAAACAAGGCAAAGAACACTGCTTCAAAGATAGATGATTTTCCACTTCCATTCTCTCCAATAATTGCAACAATCCCTTTTTCAAACTTAATTCTTGAATTCACATGACTTTTAAAGTTATTCATCCTTATTTCTTTTAGTATCATACTCATCCCCTAAATTTAGTGTTGTAATATTCATCCAATAACTCTTTCCAATTTTCATTATTTAATAGAGCTTTATATAAACTTAAAACTAAATCCCCATCAATTCCCTGCCTATTTGCATAATCCACTAAAAGCTCTTTAATGTT
It encodes the following:
- a CDS encoding AAA family ATPase; the encoded protein is MILKEIRMNNFKSHVNSRIKFEKGIVAIIGENGSGKSSIFEAVFFALFGAGSNFNYDTIITKGKKSVYVELDFEVNGNNYKIIREYDSGRGGAKLYKNGKPYATTISAVNKAVNEILGVDRNMFLNSIYIKQGEIAKFLSLKPSEKLETVAKLLGIDEFEKCYQKMGEIVKEYEKRLERIEGELNYKENYEKELKNKMSQLEEKNKKLMEINDKLNKIKKEFEDIEKLFNEWENKKLLYEKFINKLEERKRALELKNQELKILEYDLNTVVEARETLNRHKDEYEKYKSLVDEIRKIESRLRELKSHYEDYLKLTKQLEIIKGDIEKLKEFINKSKYRDDIDNLDTLLNKIKDEIERVETIKDLLEELKNLNEEIEKIEKYKRICEECKEYYEKYLELEEKAVEYNKLTLEYITLLQEKKSIEKNINDLETRINKLLEETKNIDIESIENSLKEIEEKKKVLENLQKEKIELNKKLGEINSEIKRLKKILDELKEVEGKCPLCKTPIDENKKMELINQHKTQLNNKYTELEEINKKIREIEKDIEKLKKEIDKEENLKTLKTLYLEKQSQIEELELKLKNYKEQLDEINKKISNYVINGKPVDEILEDIKSQLNKFKNFYNQYLSAVSYLNSVDEEGIRNRIKEIENIVSGWNKEKCREELNKLREDEREINRLKDKLNELKNKEKELIEIENRRSLKFDKYKEYLGLTEKLEELKNIKDGLEEIYNICNSKILAIDNIKRKYNKEDIEIYLNNKILEVNKEINDIEERISYINQKLDEINYNEEEHKKIKELYENKRQELDNVREQKTEIETGIEYLKKDVESLKARLKEMSNLEKEKEKLTKFVEYLDKVRRIFGRNGFQAYLREKYVPLIQKYLNEAFSEFDLPYSFVELTKDFEVRVHAPNGVLTIDNLSGGEQIAVALSLRLAIANALIGNRVECIILDEPTVYLDENRRAKLAEIFRKVKSIPQMIIITHHRELEDVADVIINVKKDGNVSKVKING